In Synechococcus sp. Nb3U1, one DNA window encodes the following:
- a CDS encoding DUF721 domain-containing protein: MLRGLEQTLRSFGSHPLWAELKQMQTLRQLWPEVVGEVVAAQTYPLSVRRQVLQVATSNPAWAQNLAFQRHLILKKLNSHLHTPLISDIRFSPGAWHEGSGPTPHLHPDAELTGKFYGVSRLAKQDRQPLPSRSKSSEQQPPLDAKTAFERWVRVVKQQQTQQNMFPCPTCHCPTPAAELERWFVCGFCHRQSVRPQR; the protein is encoded by the coding sequence ATGTTGCGAGGGTTAGAGCAAACCTTGAGGAGCTTTGGCAGCCATCCGCTTTGGGCTGAACTGAAGCAAATGCAAACTTTGCGACAACTCTGGCCTGAAGTGGTAGGAGAGGTTGTTGCGGCTCAAACCTACCCCCTCAGCGTGCGACGGCAGGTACTCCAGGTAGCCACCTCAAACCCGGCCTGGGCGCAAAATCTAGCCTTTCAACGGCACTTGATCCTCAAAAAACTGAACAGCCACCTTCATACTCCCCTCATCAGCGATATTCGCTTTAGCCCCGGCGCTTGGCACGAGGGATCCGGCCCAACTCCCCACCTTCATCCCGATGCAGAACTAACCGGCAAGTTTTATGGTGTTTCCCGCCTTGCCAAGCAAGATCGTCAACCCCTCCCTTCAAGATCCAAATCTTCAGAGCAACAGCCGCCACTGGATGCCAAAACCGCCTTTGAGCGCTGGGTGCGAGTGGTGAAACAACAGCAAACGCAGCAGAATATGTTCCCCTGCCCCACCTGTCACTGCCCTACCCCTGCCGCTGAATTGGAGCGTTGGTTTGTCTGCGGGTTTTGTCATCGGCAATCGGTACGCCCACAGCGGTGA
- the pxcA gene encoding proton extrusion protein PcxA → MGESVFSRLGQWISNTPLRSLEQAYEAALRIKAIEDQHFHGGSIGGDGEYGQNVSRYFQIQLRQQLSQIELRLAEFRASSTFSRLPDPNRNGSGTTTSSVQDAQDQDKELHPPNTSAPESNGKSPENGRQSQDPSILEKLQFIDQVTSRYKRSPGKPKSISAPPQPSEQPKQPDPTQPSSSDELVKASPSNGNAPVASKMGILPRSILRTASQIRRELSSQAEEELVRDYRNARTRTLVSVRFLLLLAILPLLTQILSKNFLFGPLVDHLQYQDPTAITLSTEFQEKALSEFEFFKERIEFERVLHHQSPELDLEAEDQLSAKAEELLQKYSRKNSEGLKNILADLLSLMVFGWLIFIGREEIEVLKSFLDRLIYGLSDSAKAFIIILFTDVFVGYHSPHGWEVLLSNLATHLGVPENRDLIYGFIATFPVFLDTVFKYWIFRYLNRVSPSSVATYRAMND, encoded by the coding sequence ATGGGAGAGTCCGTCTTTAGCAGACTAGGCCAATGGATCTCAAATACGCCCCTGCGCTCTCTTGAGCAAGCCTACGAGGCCGCCCTTCGCATCAAAGCCATCGAAGATCAACACTTCCACGGGGGATCCATCGGTGGTGATGGGGAATATGGCCAAAATGTCAGTCGCTACTTTCAAATTCAACTGCGACAACAACTCAGCCAGATTGAGCTGCGCCTAGCGGAATTTCGAGCCAGTAGCACCTTTTCGCGCCTGCCGGATCCCAATCGAAATGGAAGCGGCACCACCACCTCTTCTGTCCAAGATGCCCAAGATCAGGACAAAGAACTCCATCCCCCCAACACAAGCGCCCCCGAGAGCAACGGCAAAAGTCCTGAAAACGGTCGCCAAAGCCAGGATCCTTCTATTCTGGAAAAATTGCAGTTTATCGACCAGGTGACCTCCCGCTACAAACGTTCCCCCGGCAAACCCAAATCCATCTCTGCCCCGCCTCAGCCTTCCGAGCAGCCAAAACAACCTGACCCGACCCAACCCAGTTCCTCTGACGAATTAGTCAAAGCAAGTCCAAGTAATGGCAACGCCCCTGTTGCTTCCAAAATGGGGATCCTGCCCCGCTCCATTCTGCGCACCGCTAGCCAGATCCGCCGTGAGCTGAGTTCTCAAGCCGAAGAAGAACTGGTTCGTGATTACCGCAACGCCCGCACCCGCACGTTGGTGTCGGTACGGTTTTTGTTGTTACTGGCGATCTTGCCTTTGCTGACACAAATTCTGTCGAAAAACTTTCTATTTGGGCCATTGGTCGATCACCTCCAATACCAGGATCCCACTGCTATCACCCTCAGCACTGAATTTCAGGAAAAAGCTCTGTCAGAATTCGAGTTTTTTAAGGAGAGAATTGAATTTGAGCGAGTCCTGCACCATCAATCTCCAGAACTGGACTTAGAAGCTGAAGATCAGCTTTCTGCCAAAGCAGAAGAACTGTTACAGAAATACAGCCGTAAGAACTCAGAGGGTCTGAAAAACATCCTGGCTGATCTGTTGTCGCTGATGGTGTTTGGCTGGCTCATTTTCATTGGGCGAGAAGAAATCGAAGTGCTCAAATCCTTTTTGGATCGCCTTATCTATGGCCTGAGTGACAGTGCCAAGGCTTTTATTATCATTCTCTTTACGGATGTGTTTGTGGGTTACCACTCCCCTCATGGCTGGGAGGTACTCCTGAGCAATTTAGCCACTCACTTAGGGGTGCCGGAAAACCGAGATTTGATCTATGGATTTATTGCAACTTTCCCAGTTTTCCTGGATACAGTGTTTAAGTACTGGATCTTCCGCTATTTGAATCGGGTATCGCCCTCTTCGGTAGCTACCTATCGCGCCATGAACGATTAA
- a CDS encoding response regulator, which produces MCSKRVLLIDDEPDIVRMVQITITAFVNWQVLVAYDGPAGIRIALTEQPDVILLDVMMPGMNGLETLRKLQEDPQTEQIPVILLTAKVRGSDQANYSDLNVAGLISKPFNAAQLPRQIAAYLNWLLPN; this is translated from the coding sequence ATGTGCTCAAAACGAGTCCTCTTGATCGACGATGAACCGGATATTGTCCGCATGGTTCAAATTACGATCACGGCCTTCGTAAATTGGCAGGTTTTGGTGGCCTACGACGGCCCAGCCGGGATCCGCATCGCCCTCACTGAGCAGCCCGATGTCATTTTGCTGGATGTGATGATGCCGGGTATGAATGGCTTAGAAACGCTGCGAAAGCTACAGGAGGATCCGCAAACTGAACAAATTCCAGTAATTTTGCTCACCGCCAAAGTAAGAGGCTCCGACCAAGCCAACTATTCCGACTTGAACGTAGCTGGGTTGATCTCTAAGCCCTTCAACGCCGCCCAACTGCCTCGCCAGATTGCTGCCTATTTGAACTGGCTCTTACCCAACTAG
- a CDS encoding response regulator transcription factor, with the protein MHTQTLLIIEDDPDLLRVLALLLQRNNLQIETTQSIVSAIASCQQQLPDLVILDLGLPHRDGFQLVAWLNGLKSPTLPILVVYTARDLSEQELQQLQPTTRYIYTKSRISPSEFRQQIFTLLDNEQIEPRQS; encoded by the coding sequence TTGCATACTCAAACTCTCCTGATTATTGAAGACGATCCTGACTTACTCCGGGTTTTGGCCTTACTGCTCCAGCGGAATAACCTCCAGATTGAGACGACTCAGTCTATTGTCTCTGCTATTGCCTCCTGTCAGCAGCAGTTACCAGACTTGGTCATTCTTGATCTGGGTTTACCCCACAGAGATGGTTTTCAACTGGTGGCCTGGCTGAATGGCTTGAAAAGCCCGACACTACCCATCTTGGTGGTGTACACAGCTCGAGACCTTTCTGAGCAAGAACTGCAACAGCTTCAACCCACAACCCGGTATATCTATACCAAAAGCCGCATTAGCCCTTCTGAATTTAGACAGCAAATCTTTACCCTTTTGGATAATGAGCAGATAGAGCCAAGACAAAGCTAG
- a CDS encoding PAS domain-containing sensor histidine kinase: protein MGTWQRDLCTDPERQQWSAEVYRQLGLNPEQVPQPTRQTFLNRVHPEDLHLFEKFDWLQEEESRPFQREFRIIRPNGEIRWIRSFIQTIKNYQGKRIQVFGINKDITQEKQQEAEQQARLQALRISEARLKALIDNLPFQFWARDSKDILIYQSKSDQEQYGNCLGQRIEDMNLSEEDILDWQDTVAKIKTGEFIKREKKVCCDEEEKHLLFIGAPIRQEDQIIGSLGVHVDITEQRRAEANLVQARSQLEIALKGGNMGVWEADLITSKMWWSPEQYHILGFVSDEHGHVLDPQGQVVAPYPIRELIFNRILPSAQKECQDNIEKALSTGHYPDSEYPYIRPDGELRWLLFRGKLDSDDSGQVRRLLGACIDITDRKHTELQLELLASIVHSSIDAIVSTDLKGVILTWNEGAERTYGYLAEEVIGINIRDILILEHGFPPEDSFISQHRSKEGRLIDVFVTISILKSVRGDPCGTSWIIRDISYQKELDRLKDEFISVVSHELRTPLTAIHGSLTTLNTGIFGSLQPMGQELLHIAEQNITRLIRLVNDILDLERLNNPDLPLDRQPCRCAELVAQACATMQPLAEQAQIQIQQTLTDCTFWADPDLIVQVLTNLLSNAIKFSPPHSSIHISAQPQQDTLLIAVRNQGPGIPADKLELIFERFQQVDASDSRKKGGTGLGLAICRQIVQQHQGRIWAESRLGEGNIFYIALPLRDPR, encoded by the coding sequence ATGGGCACTTGGCAACGGGATCTATGCACCGATCCGGAACGACAACAGTGGTCTGCAGAAGTTTATCGCCAACTAGGACTCAACCCGGAACAGGTTCCTCAGCCCACCCGCCAGACTTTTCTGAATCGAGTTCATCCAGAAGATCTTCATTTATTTGAAAAATTTGATTGGCTTCAAGAGGAGGAATCCCGTCCTTTCCAACGGGAATTTCGTATCATTAGGCCTAATGGTGAAATACGGTGGATTCGCTCCTTTATTCAAACTATAAAAAATTACCAAGGCAAAAGAATTCAAGTTTTTGGCATCAATAAAGATATCACTCAAGAAAAACAACAAGAAGCCGAGCAGCAGGCTAGATTACAGGCATTGCGAATCAGTGAAGCCCGCCTCAAAGCACTCATTGATAATCTGCCTTTTCAGTTTTGGGCTCGAGATAGCAAAGATATTTTAATTTATCAAAGTAAGTCTGATCAAGAACAATATGGAAATTGTCTTGGTCAACGGATTGAAGATATGAATCTTTCTGAGGAAGACATCTTAGACTGGCAGGACACTGTGGCCAAGATTAAAACTGGAGAATTCATTAAAAGAGAAAAGAAAGTATGTTGCGATGAAGAGGAGAAACATCTTCTGTTTATAGGTGCTCCCATCCGTCAAGAAGACCAAATCATCGGATCCTTGGGAGTGCATGTTGATATTACCGAGCAACGACGAGCTGAAGCGAACCTTGTTCAAGCTCGTTCCCAACTGGAAATAGCCCTCAAAGGGGGAAATATGGGGGTCTGGGAAGCAGATTTGATTACCAGTAAAATGTGGTGGTCACCGGAGCAATATCACATTTTAGGTTTTGTCAGCGATGAACATGGTCATGTTTTGGATCCTCAAGGTCAGGTGGTGGCACCTTATCCCATTAGAGAGCTAATTTTTAATCGCATTCTTCCTTCGGCTCAGAAGGAGTGCCAAGACAACATTGAAAAGGCTTTATCAACAGGACACTACCCTGATTCAGAATACCCCTATATTCGGCCTGATGGTGAATTGCGCTGGCTCCTTTTCCGAGGAAAACTTGACAGCGATGACTCTGGACAAGTCAGGAGACTTCTTGGGGCTTGCATTGATATTACCGATCGTAAACATACAGAGTTACAACTGGAACTTCTGGCGTCTATTGTCCATTCTTCTATTGATGCTATTGTTAGCACCGATTTGAAAGGCGTAATCCTGACATGGAATGAGGGGGCAGAACGTACTTATGGATACCTTGCTGAGGAGGTCATAGGGATCAACATTCGAGATATCCTAATACTAGAACATGGCTTCCCTCCAGAAGACTCTTTTATCAGCCAACACCGATCTAAGGAAGGCCGCTTAATAGATGTCTTCGTGACCATCTCTATTTTGAAGAGTGTCAGAGGGGATCCCTGTGGCACCTCCTGGATTATTCGGGATATTAGCTATCAGAAAGAGTTGGATCGACTCAAAGATGAGTTTATCTCCGTCGTCAGCCATGAATTGCGCACTCCCCTCACCGCCATTCACGGATCCCTGACCACGTTGAATACGGGTATTTTTGGATCCCTGCAACCGATGGGGCAAGAGCTTTTACACATCGCCGAACAAAACATCACCCGCCTGATCCGACTGGTCAACGACATCCTCGATTTAGAACGCTTAAATAACCCCGACCTGCCTCTCGACAGGCAACCGTGCCGGTGTGCTGAGCTTGTGGCCCAAGCCTGTGCCACAATGCAACCTTTGGCCGAGCAGGCGCAGATTCAAATTCAACAGACTCTTACAGACTGTACCTTTTGGGCGGATCCCGACTTAATCGTGCAGGTGCTCACCAATTTGCTCAGCAACGCGATCAAGTTTTCGCCCCCCCACAGCAGCATCCACATTTCCGCTCAACCTCAACAAGACACCCTCCTGATCGCTGTTCGAAATCAAGGCCCAGGGATCCCTGCTGATAAACTGGAGCTGATTTTTGAGCGCTTTCAACAGGTGGATGCCTCGGACTCCCGCAAGAAAGGCGGAACTGGGTTGGGCTTGGCCATCTGTCGGCAAATCGTCCAGCAACATCAAGGTCGGATTTGGGCGGAAAGCCGCTTAGGAGAGGGCAATATTTTTTACATTGCTTTACCCTTACGTGATCCCAGATAA